The genomic DNA GCAGGCTCGTTCGGGTTTCCCGACATCGGGGCGGTAGGACAACGACTGGAACAGGCGGCTCGATCCCGGGATCGGGAGGCGATTCGCCGGGAACTCGACGGACTGGCGACCATGCTCGACGGAGTGGATCAAGCCGCCTGAGGGGATTTCAGGAGACCCTTCGAAGGAACAGAGGGACCATGAGTATTCTGATCATCGACGACTTCCAGGAAGAGCGGGACCTGCTCTTCACCATTCTCAACAGTGCGGGGTTCGGCCCGCTCCTCCCGGTCGGCACCGCGCGGGAAGGGCTGCACCTCCTGGGGGTCGGGAAACGTGGAAAGCAGACCAGCGGAATCGACCTGGTGCTGATGGATATCGAAATGCCCGAGATCGATGGATTGGAGGCCTGCCAACGCATCCGGATGGAGGAGCAGCTGCAAGGCCTGCCCATCATCGTCATCACGGCGCACACGGAAGCCAAAGATATTCAGGCGGCCTATACGTGCGGCGCCACGGACTATATTCGGAAACCGGTGATCCCGGCTGAACTGATCGCCCGGGCGGCCAATGCGCTCAGCCTGAAACAGGAGATCGATGCCAGGAAACTTCGTGAGCAGGAACTTCTGGAGCGGACCAAGGAACTCGACCACGCGTTCGAGCAGATCACCACGCTCCATGGTACGGTCCACATCTGCGCCAAGTGCAAACGCGTAAAAGCCGACGGCCCGCATTGGCAACGCGTGGAAGATTACCTACGCCGGCAGGCCCGCGCGAAAGTCGCCGAAACCGTGTGCGACACTTGTCTGCATCAGGCCTATCCCCACCTGAAATAAAGACGTCCCGGTCACGGCTGCTTTTCCTGTCCGCCCTCCAGCACAAAGTCAACCGACTCGACACGCACCACCGGCATGATGAGTCCCAGCCCCTCTGCTTCATGGGAGAAATCGTACATCAACGACTCCTCCGGAATCAGCCGACCGGTGATCAGGACCGCAACGGGGGCAGGCGTTCCCTGCTGGATCCGCGTTCTGAGCTTGGCGGTCCCCTGCCCCGCCAACGCAATGAGCGTGGACGGCAGGTCCTCATGCTTGAACCGCACCTCACCCCATGCGGTTCGGTTGAACTTCGGCCCCAGTACGACGCGGAATCCGCCCTCCCGCTCATCGAACCCGGACAGTTCGCCGAGCCAGACAAACGCAATCAGCCACTGTAACGGTGCCTTCCCTTCACGCCGGGCATCGCGCTCGCGGTTGAGCGCAAAGAGTCGTTCATCGTGGCCCGGGTCATGGTGCCCCTGCCCATAGACAGTGGCCCAATCGGGCGGCGCGCCGTCCAGTTCCACAAGAAACTGTTCAATCGATTGCTGCTCGAGAAGGAGATGGGTCTGAGCGGGAAGGCTCGCCAGAGCGGCAGCCAGGCCGTTGCGTAACGGCCTGACACCGGCCGATTCTTCTGCTCGCGTGGAGACAGGACTCAGGGAGCCCAAGAGCAGGAGGGTCATGAGGAGTCGCAACCCTCTGTCGAAGCGAATCATGGGCTCAGGCGGCGGGTACCGACACCCGCTGAAAGAGGTCGCGAAGGTCTTTTGTTCCAGGATGGTCCCACGACAACACACCCATATCGACCAGCACCTGAAGCCGGGGCGCTGGGTCCAGCCGAGGCAATGAGGCGGCAGGGACCGGCTGGGACTTCAATACCTGCGCGTAGACTCCGATCCAGGATT from Nitrospira sp. ND1 includes the following:
- a CDS encoding PleD family two-component system response regulator produces the protein MSILIIDDFQEERDLLFTILNSAGFGPLLPVGTAREGLHLLGVGKRGKQTSGIDLVLMDIEMPEIDGLEACQRIRMEEQLQGLPIIVITAHTEAKDIQAAYTCGATDYIRKPVIPAELIARAANALSLKQEIDARKLREQELLERTKELDHAFEQITTLHGTVHICAKCKRVKADGPHWQRVEDYLRRQARAKVAETVCDTCLHQAYPHLK